The following proteins come from a genomic window of Aspergillus oryzae RIB40 DNA, chromosome 4:
- a CDS encoding alpha/beta hydrolase (predicted protein) — protein sequence MSQSTHPPTLLLTPGSWHTPTSLIHLQTALQKAGYPTQTIAHPTNGAEPPTKTLTDDTTNLRHTLSQLIDQEGKDVVLIAHSYGGLVISNAAEGFGKKDRGKRGLQGGVVLMVYMTAFLVPRGKSLFGVLGEFRPANMVLEGSYCRATSARESFYHDLSPEMLAEAEAQLTHSCIGAYTESVNYEPWRDISCAYIFCEEDRALGLPVQEMLVEMMRESAPFPVLTGRLKASHSPFYSMPGETAEVIRGFISEVEGV from the exons ATGTCCCAATCCACCCACCCCCCAACCCTCCTCCTAACCCCCGGCTCCTGGCACACACCCACCAGCCTAATCCACCTGCAAACCGCCCTCCAAAAAGCCGGCTACCCTACCCAAACAATCGCCCACCCCACCAACGGCGCAGAACCACCCACCAAAACCCTCACCGACGACACCACCAACCTCCGCCACACGCTCTCGCAGCTCATCGaccaagaaggcaaagacgTCGTCCTAATCGCCCATTCCTACGGCGGCCTTGTAATTTCCAACGCGGCCGAAGGCTTCGGGAAGAAAGATCGCGGCAAACGGGGTCTGCAAGGCGGGGTTGTGCTCATGGTTTATATGACTGCGTTCTTGGTACCGAGGGGGAAGAGTCTGTTTGGGGTTTTGGGGGAGTTTAGACCTGCGAATATGGTTTTGGAG GGCTCATATTGTCGCGCAACCTCCGCCAGAGAATCCTTCTACCATGACCTCTCGCCCGAGATGCTGGCAGAAGCGGAGGCGCAGTTAACGCATAGTTGCATTGGGGCGTATACGGAGAGTGTCAACTATGAGCCCTGGCGGGATATCTCCTGTGCTTATATCTTCTGTGAGGAGGATCGGGCGCTGGGGCTTCCTGTTCAGGAGATGCTGGTTGAGATGATGAGGGAGAGTGCGCCTTTTCCGGTCTTGAcggggaggttgaaggcTTCGCATTCGCCGTTTTATAGTATGCCTGGGGAGACGGCGGAGGTTATAAGGGGTTTTATTAgcgaggtggagggggttTAG
- a CDS encoding uncharacterized protein (predicted protein): MTAMAMEKPENIVAAGQGPAPMKFSRYRSVRKAASQKPHPMHPPPVSTLPSLPSASRPGLQDGAAAVDGTNPAIKRSMSRYRRQRAATESSPNAPPLPVPGDRVLAHRAKPHVDVNGAAVQKTSRGSPDDAKPVDASYNAVSARAENRRRAFNVEETTVNPFLTDSEEDEDVRQKHRQDAMNRLTGEDRKPSVPAPHRRHTTRERDVKRPAERPPRRDVEGPTSRRASHDSKRLSNKEMPMPARSIDTANKEVTAIDTSVGNRFPGIDAPVSAVNAGERRVVVQYRKTSLNLRVTPSTTAQDLLFLAADCLAGQIDPPKFIMMESFGELGLERPLRTYECVREVMNSWAHDQENSLIIVPAASLDALSLLDSRHAPSEQPTDVTLHMYYSQRPRKWDKRYITLRADGQVTLSKKEHGQDSVNVCHLSDFDIYSPTSRYLSNNVKPPKKICQAIKSQQKSSMFLTTENFVHFFSTNDKAVSDTWYRAVQSWRSWYLVTKLGAGSPADQADVPADAGDALPSHKKPFKPLLNLDSPLNSGAENSDSATDRPKASKTKELFSRKKSTREHVPPPSSFPKMLSDESDLSAAQSSDESPFASGGLLGRTYTQRQRAMKEREEKEKKATEEPFTNGLVGAVDTRRQFAGPGSRANSRPNSRSNTMTSTHAPDPSGMVKRSQSVKNKPLVDLTPVYQEPPQHTRKGRGFTVEAGKPLVDAATGPEVPGGIVIPSATTWRRPEVPSPTADARTRKRSNTNRSASSQQRHQYSRTAPTSPTTPVDPLPSREEPFIPNSLLARSAPGAAVPGQPKGHGVATGDRNASKPMLDMSPENPFAEGSLLRDL, encoded by the coding sequence ATGACAGCTATGGCGATGGAAAAGCCCGAAAATATAGTGGCTGCGGGCCAAGGCCCAGCGCCCATGAAATTTTCCCGCTACCGCTCGGTGAGGAAGGCTGCGTCGCAAAAGCCACACCCAATGCACCCGCCACCGGTGTCGACTCTTCCAAGTCTCCCAAGCGCATCGCGGCCCGGGCTGCAGGATGGCGCAGCTGCGGTGGATGGGACGAACCCTGCGATCAAGAGGAGCATGTCGCGCTACCGGCGTCAGAGGGCGGCGACAGAATCATCCCCTAATGCGCCTCCACTACCGGTCCCGGGGGACCGTGTCCTGGCCCACCGAGCTAAGCCACACGTGGACGTGAATGGTGCTGCGGTCCAGAAAACCTCACGCGGCAGTCCGGATGATGCCAAACCGGTGGATGCGTCGTATAACGCGGTGTCGGCAAGAGCTGAGAACCGACGGAGGGCGTTCAACGTGGAAGAAACAACGGTGAATCCCTTCCTGACCGAcagcgaggaagacgaggacgTGCGCCAAAAACATCGCCAGGATGCGATGAATCGCTTGACAGGAGAGGATAGAAAGCCTTCAGTACCAGCCCCACATCGGAGACACACGACGCGGGAGAGAGACGTCAAACGGCCAGCGGAGCGGCCTCCGCGCAGGGATGTAGAAGGTCCCACAAGCCGGCGTGCCAGCCACGACTCGAAACGTCTTTCGAATAAGGAAATGCCTATGCCTGCGCGCTCTATAGATACAGCGAACAAGGAGGTCACAGCGATCGACACGAGTGTGGGAAATCGCTTCCCCGGGATTGATGCGCCTGTCTCCGCAGTCAATGCCGGCGAGCGCAGGGTTGTTGTCCAGTATAGGAAGACGTCCCTGAATCTTCGCGTGACCCCGTCCACAACAGCTCAAGACCTATTGTTCCTAGCCGCAGATTGTCTGGCGGGCCAGATTGACCCACCAAAGTTTATCATGATGGAATCGTTTGGGGAACTCGGACTGGAGCGGCCCTTGCGCACATACGAGTGCGTCCGGGAAGTCATGAACTCATGGGCTCATGATCAAGAGAACTCGTTGATCATTGTACCCGCGGCCAGCCTCGACGCCCTCTCTTTATTGGACTCGCGACACGCTCCGAGTGAACAGCCCACAGATGTGACGCTGCACATGTATTACTCCCAGCGCCCGCGCAAATGGGACAAGCGTTACATTACATTGCGGGCGGACGGACAAGTCACTCTGTCCAAGAAGGAGCATGGCCAAGACTCAGTGAACGTGTGCCATCTCTCTGACTTTGATATTTACTCGCCCACGTCCCGCTATCTCTCGAACAATGTGAAACCGCCAAAGAAGATCTGCCAGGCAATCAAAAGCCAGCAGAAATCCAGCATGTTCCTGACGACGGAGAATTTTGTCCATTTCTTTTCCACCAATGATAAAGCAGTCTCCGATACCTGGTACCGAGCGGTGCAATCCTGGCGCAGTTGGTATTTGGTGACGAAGCTCGGCGCAGGCAGCCCAGCAGACCAGGCAGATGTCCCCGCCGATGCAGGTGATGCCTTACCTAGCCATAAGAAGCCCTTCAAGCCTTTGCTGAACTTAGATTCTCCTCTCAACTCCGGTGCGGAGAATAGCGACTCGGCGACCGATCGTCCAAAGGCGTCCAAGACTAAAGAACTGTtttccaggaagaagagcacgCGAGAGCACGTCCCGCCACCCTCGTCGTTTCCAAAAATGCTCTCAGATGAAAGTGACTTGTCTGCTGCACAGTCGTCGGATGAGTCCCCCTTTGCCTCCGGtggtcttctgggtcgaaCCTATACACAACGCCAACGTgcgatgaaggagagggaagaaaaggagaagaaggcgactgAAGAACCATTTACTAATGGCCTTGTCGGTGCTGTGGATACGCGTCGTCAGTTTGCTGGCCCCGGCAGTCGCGCTAATAGCCGACCAAATAGCCGCTCTAACACAATGACGTCGACGCACGCGCCAGACCCCAGTGGCATGGTGAAACGGTCGCAATCCGTAAAGAATAAGCCGCTTGTCGACCTGACTCCTGTCTATCAAGAGCCTCCGCAGCACACTCGTAAAGGACGGGGGTTCAcggttgaagctggaaagcCCCTGGTGGACGCTGCGACGGGACCGGAGGTCCCTGGCGGGATTGTAATTCCATCTGCGACGACCTGGCGACGACCGGAGGTGCCGTCGCCCACCGCAGACGCTCGGACCCGAAAGCGCTCCAATACCAATCGCAGCGCCAGTAGCCAGCAGCGCCATCAGTACTCACGTACCGCGCCTACGTCTCCGACAACCCCTGTGGATCCTTTGCCGTCTCGCGAGGAACCATTCATTCCAAACAGTCTTTTGGCTCGTTCTGCACCGGGTGCGGCTGTGCCTGGACAGCCGAAAGGCCATGGAGTAGCCACTGGAGACCGGAACGCTTCGAAGCCGATGCTGGATATGTCCCCAGAGAACCCTTTTGCGGAAGGCAGCCTGCTCCGTGATCTGTAG
- a CDS encoding cation diffusion facilitator family transporter (Zn2+ transporter ZNT1 and related Cd2+/Zn2+ transporters (cation diffusion facilitator superfamily)) has translation MSLPELEIYSHLLSPVGFYTKSLALVADAFHYLNDIIGFIVAFAAVKISSKKESPKDLSFGWQRARLLGAFFNGVFLLALGVSIFLQSIERFISPQAGSYYWLCWAGAEYTKRVIPSRFFLDSEHDHSHDNLPGGNLDASAESGINEVTELANREDRKSAEHPRQAYAFHTGHRHNNLQAQKKGYDLGLLGVFIHVLGDAFNNVGVIISALIIWLTHSASRYYADPAISMAIALMIMGTSIPLGLCSLSLGKTLFSRLNFHPVRNSGLILLNSVPKGIDLSDVKHDLELVCSHPDIPHHPPISRLFHARNFYPCINMAQLPEVSSIHELHAWRLNQEKALASVHVGLPDIRISEFVKLAKTMNECFHSYGIHSAIVQPELVQTVEDTTEGTETKSDSCQITCGSSCELLTCCG, from the exons ATGTCTCTTCCAGAACTAGAAATCTATTCTCACTTGCTGTCACCAGTTGGGTTTTACACGAAATCTCTCGCTCTTGTGGCTGACGCATTTCATTAT CTCAATGATATCATCGGGTTTATTGTGGCATTTGCTGCTGTGAAG ATATCTTCGAAGAAGGAGTCGCCAAAAGATCTGTCCTTTGGCTGGCAACGGGCTCGCCTCCTTGGGGCATTCTTTAATGgagtctttcttctcgcccTCGGCGTCAGTATTTTCCTACAGTCTATCGAGCGATTCATCAGCCCGCAAG CTGGTTCTTATTATTGGTTGTGTTGGGCTGGCGCTGAATATACTAAGCGCGTCATTCCTTCACGGTTC TTTCTTGACTCAGAACACGACCATAGCCATGATAACCTCCCCGGAGGAAACCTAGACGCGAGCGCTGAAAGTGGCATCAACGAGGTAACCGAACTTGCAAATCGTGAAGATCGGAAGAGTGCTGAACATCCACGACAGGCTTATGCCTTCCATACCGGCCACAGACACAATAATCTTCAAGCTCAGAAGAAGGGATACGACCTTGGCCTGCTCGGTGTTTTCATCCACGTCCTTGGTGATGCCTTCAATAATGTCGGGGTGATAATCTCTGCATTGATCATCTGGCTCACACATTCTGCTTCTCGGTACTATGCAGACCCGGCCATTAGTATGGCGATCGCCTTGATGATCATGGGAACATCCATTCCTCTCGGTTTGTGCTCCCTTTCTCTAGGAAAAACCTTGTTTTCCAGACTAAACTTCCACCCAGTGAGGAACTCCGGCCTTATTCTACTGAACAGTGTCCCCAAAGGGATCGATCTGAGCGACGTGAAACATGATCTTGAACTGGTATGTTCCCATCCCGATATACCCCATCACCCTCCCATCTCTCGCCTGTTCCATGCCCGGAACTTCTATCCTTGTATTAACATGGCTCAGTTACCCGAAGTCTCATCCATCCACGAGCTACACGCCTGGCGCCTCAACCAGGAAAAAGCACTAGCTTCTGTGCACGTTGGCCTCCCCGATATTCGCATCTCGGAGTTCGTGAAACTTGCAAAGACCATGAACGAGTGCTTCCATAGCTATGGTATTCATTCCGCCATTGTGCAGCCGGAGCTCGTCCAGACAGTGGAGGACACCACGGAGGGAACCGAGACGAAATCAGATTCCTGTCAAATTACCTGCGGCTCGTCCTGTGAGCTGCTTACCTGCTGTGGCTAA
- a CDS encoding F-box domain protein (predicted protein), with product MLHFCVICGVLIRRTSFAPGVLPDDDLQWYQQLHIVWRREISDTATLSGVGYIDSDDRVIAPLGPESSYRDASVTFEEYIPYYEGSQLPWSFFFHATCWDILLQRVPEGLSDLSRFSSIFHNVLYCTTWSRHRYVRPGHDFGGSIQFQKPAGDPIRKIIAEGYSYLLAEPLQPQNMAEILRICGGHKVFTVPTRAPIIRSSQGSRDIFSRLPLEVLYMIIELLPSSDIGRLRLASTSTAHVTRPTSLPQRFWRSRFRPDFEMGFAMPIEATIDEDWRKAYFAIRHALSSPLDFAYLKNRQRMWNIVTVNASLLAEHMKGSGLSGDLHNDNNDSCPKLQNGLSELGRGQIITTQFSTSCHEYLHVGSRKLSDTSIVLPVNEGEVRIIWLSMICFNSQKFIAGVRFQALDSPTQGYRNYSLGYISRGSEVKVDIPLSHRIAGFELATRVNGVVGMRVVLQKGSDKSWTSWVGDVGDGDPNIAFGMLSLTKGLQRALIVAGFDVSLIVYEGLQWLTALKAFKMLDLAILREAPARLEDVPLQPLWTPVCPRGPLTPALQYSSRGSFNAMLVMDFGGNHGQNLAHLTRIVAHIQEYSAPIVGLTFYFDNQKNIHFGRQGRMEVSSFFDGPAGERVVSVTYERASTSCGIVTLQIHTNYGNTAVFMPNELRKWPSTKLSVPAPPNTPSDLSLQRPSTEYSTETLRAPEDQQITGFAANLEQSLLPELSFAT from the exons ATGCTCCACTTCTGTGTGATATGCGGCGTGCTCATTCGCCGTACCTCTTTCGCGCCTGGAGTACTACCAGATGACGACTTGCAATGGTATCAACAGCTCCACATCG TGTGGCGCCGTGAAATCTCAGATACGGCGACTCTGAGTGGTGTTGGATATATCGACTCCGACGACAGAGTAATTGCGCCTCTGGGTCCTGAAAGTTCTTATCGTGACGCTAGTGTAACCTTTGAAGAATACATCCCTTACTACGAGGGTTCCCAGCTCCCCTggagctttttcttccatgcGACATGCTGGGACATTCTGCTACAGAGGGTTCCTGAGGGGCTATCAGACCTTAGTAGATTTTCGTCCATATTTCACAATGTGCTGTATTGTACTACCTGGAGTCGGCACCGCTATGTTCGGCCAGGTCACGATTTCGGAGGCTCGATTCAGTTCCAAAAGCCTGCTGGCGACCCTATCAGGAAGATCATTGCTGAGGGGTATAGTTATCTTCTGGCTGAGCCCTTGCAACCTCAGAATATGGCAGAGATATTACGCATTTGTGGCGGGCACAAAGTTTTCACAGTGCCTACCCGCGCCCCAATCATACGGTCATCTCAAGGGTCCAGGGATATATTCTCTCGTCTTCCCCTTGAAGTGTTGTATATGATTATCGAGCTGCTCCCCTCTAGTGATATCGGACGTCTCCGATTGgcgtcaacatcaactgcCCATGTGACACGTCCCACATCGCTCCCTCAGCGGTTCTGGCGAAGTCGATTCCGCCCAGATTTTGAAATGGGTTTTGCAATGCCAATTGAGGCTACAATAGATGAAGATTGGCGAAAGGCTTACTTCGCAATTCGGCATGCCTTGTCGAGCCCTTTGGACTTTGCGTATCTTAAGAATCGGCAGAGGATGTGGAATATTGTCACTGTCAATGCGTCCTTGCTTGCTGAACACATGAAAGGCTCTGGCTTGAGTGGCGATCTACACAATGATAATAATGATTCATGTCCAAAACTGCAGAATGGACTCAGCGAGCTTGGTCGAGGACAAATAATTACAACCCAGTTTTCTACAAGTTGCCACGAATATCTACATGTTGGAAGCAGGAAACTTTCTGATACAAGCATTGTCTTGCCGGTAAATGAGGGTGAAGTCCGTATAATATGGCTTTCTATGATCTGTTTCAACTCGCAGAAGTTCATTGCAGGCGTTCGCTTCCAAGCCTTGGACTCTCCTACTCAAGGTTACAGGAACTACTCCCTCGGATATATCTCGCGAGGATCTGAAGTCAAGGTGGACATTCCCCTTTCACATCGCATTGCGGGGTTTGAACTAGCCACACGTGTGAATGGCGTTGTGGGGATGAGAGTGGTCTTACAGAAAGGCTCTGACAAGTCTTGGACTAGCTGGGTAGGCGACGTTGGGGATGGGGACCCAAACATTGCTTTCGGAATGTTGTCATTGACGAAGGGGTTACAGAGAGCTCTAATCGTTGCTGGATTTGATGTAAGTCTGATAGTCTACGAGGGGCTCCAATGGCTAACCGCTCTGAAGGCATTTAAAATGCTAGATTTAGCCATACTTCGGGAAGCACCAGCTAGATTGGAGGATGTGCCATTGCAGCCTTTGTGGACACCAGTCTGTCCAAGGGGACCACTGACACCCGCCCTGCAGTATTCTTCGCGCGGGTCATTCAATGCAATGCTGGTTATGGACTTTGGTGGTAACCATGGCCAAAACCTCGCTCATCTCACAAGGATAGTGGCACACATTCAGGAATACTCAGCTCCTATCGTTGGTCTAACATTTTACTTCGATAaccaaaagaatatccatTTTGGCCGTCAAGGTCGAATGGAGGTGTCGTCCTTCTTTGACGGGCCTGCGGGGGAAAGGGTGGTCAGTGTTACATACGAGCGGGCTTCTACGTCCTGTGGAATTGTCACTCTTCAG ATTCACACGAACTATGGGAATACGGCCGTTTTCATGCCCAATGAACTTCGAAAGTGGCCTTCGACAAAGCTCTCCGTTCCAGCGCCCCCAAATACTCCATCCGACCTTTCCCTACAAAGACCTAGCACAGAGTACTCTACCGAAACACTTCGAGCTCCAGAGGACCAGCAGATAACAGGTTTCGCGGCCAATCTAGAG CAATCACTCCTTCCAGAGCTTTCATTTGCAACATGA
- a CDS encoding putative sulfite oxidase (sulfite oxidase, molybdopterin-binding component), which translates to MRTLLKEVQGIDWGDAAIMNCKWKGPRLRDVLLRAGVTSSLDRDLYVAFSCYQVQCQEDDWFGSSVELKRCLDEDMDAILALEMNGSPLTPNHGYPVRVVLPGIAGARWVKWLDRITVQDHESSNFYQQRDYKVLPPDAVDSASAEPYWDRTPAMCDMPINSVVAVPGDGETVHLSESSTLEVKGYAVPHGADGPVTGVQVSADGGQTWVDAEIEGSSLERKWCWVLWRAKVRVEKGTGKQVLSRAFDRGGNVQQEHSQWNLRGVGYNGYGRASDLIVV; encoded by the exons ATGCGCACACTACTTAAGGAAGTCCAGGGGATCGACTGGGGCGATGCGGCTATTATGAACTGTAAATGGAAGGGCCCCAGATTGAGGGACGTTCTACTTCGAGCTGGGGTGACGTCGAGCCTGGATCGGGACTTATATGTTGCGTTTTCGTGCTACCAGGTACAATGTCAGGAGGATGATTGGTTTGGTAGTAGTGTGGAGTTGAAGAGGtgtctggatgaggatatggatgCTATTCTTGCTTTGGAG ATGAACGGTTCGCCGCTCACACCGAACCACGGCTATCCGGTCCGAGTGGTCCTCCCCGGCATTGCGGGTGCTAGGTGGGTCAAGTGGCTCGATCGTATCACTGTGCAAGACCATGAGTCGTCGAATTTCTACCAGCAGCGCGATTACAAGGTTCTGCCGCCGGATGCGGTCGATAGTGCTTCGGCGGAGCCCTATTGGGACCGCACACCTGCTATGTGTGATATGCCTATTAATTCGGTTGTGGCGGTGCCGGGCGATGGGGAAACAGTTCATCTTTCAGAATCGAGTACTCTTGAGGTGAAAGGGTATGCGGTGCCGCATGGCGCGGACGGTCCGGTTACGGGTGTGCAGGTTTCCGCCGATGGAGGCCAGACATGGGTGGATGCTGAGATCGAGGGTTCTTCTCTTGAGAGAAAATGGTGTTGGGTTTTGTGGAGAGCGAAAGTCAGGGTTGAGAAAGGAACTGGAAAGCAGGTTCTGAGTCGTGCATTTGATAGGGGTGGAAATGTGCAGCAGGAGCATTCGCAATGGAATCTGAGGGGTGTGGGATATAATGGATATGGAAGGGCAAGTGATCTTATCGTTGTTTAG
- a CDS encoding uncharacterized protein (predicted protein): protein MLSISKVSVDDLASEHREAFIQALHNVISRQPTQRALAQVVDGIPTRTDSNGWEFVKAGLKRKDDPFEESIETVKAFQDKFEVDTLEISSDVAQAYQDTSIGSRDFKLRLLEMVAISFHNMVAHLFKSFEADPDAWLSRNSVPHPREATWFYHSDYLDHDQYPLGVPDVVGYWAEKQVFGGVVLFDRGENDNKCHDAFIHPDDGYRIFKLSDDQLDQFASLGAKPGLNDQNNDSVSPIPFQAERYTRRIEPEEAMERHIYRHLYERRPKAEDNGRTQHKRRRLEDYPEFGDLLHRLGKGEQR from the exons ATGTTGAGTATCAGTAAAGTTTCCGTTGATGACCTGGCTTCTGAACACCGTGAAGCTTTCATCCAGGCACTACACAATGTTATATCGAGACAACCTACACAGCGAGCTCTAGCACAAGTCGTTGACGGGATACCGACCCGCACAGATTCCAATGGCTGGGAATTCGTGAAGGCTGGcctgaaaagaaaggatgacCCTTTTGAAGAATCAATTGAGACTGTCAAAGCTTTCCAAGACAAGTTCGAGGTTGATACACTTGAGATTTCTTCAGAT GTTGCACAAGCATACCAAGATACCTCAATAGGATCGAGGGACTTTAAGCTTCGATTGCTAGAGATGGTAGCCATTTCGTTTCATAATATGGTTGCCCATCTCTTCAAGTCTTTCGAAGCTGACCCCGATGCCTGGCTAAGCCGTAATAGTGTGCCGCACCCCCGCGAAGCAACTTGGTTCTATCATTCAGATTATCTAGACCATGACCAGTATCCGCTAGGGGTGCCTGACGTGGTTGGATACTGGGCTGAAAAACAAGTCTTCGGGGGTGTCGTGCTGTTTGATCGAGGAGAAAACGACAACAAA TGCCACGATGCATTCATTCATCCAGATGATGGATATCGGATCTTTAAACTCTCGGATGATCAGTTAGATCAATTTGCCTCTTTGGGAGCGAAGCCAGGTCTCAACGATCAAAATAATGACAGTGTCTCTCCAATCCCTTTCCAAGCTGAGAGATATACCCGGCGCATCGAACCGGAGGAAGCCATGGAAAGGCATATATACCGCCATCTCTACGAGCGCAGGCCAAAGGCCGAGGATAATGGGCGAACGCAGCATAAGCGCCGACGACTGGAGGATTACCCGGAGTTTGGGGACTTATTACACCGGCTCGGTAAGGGTGAGCAGAGGTAG
- a CDS encoding uncharacterized protein (predicted protein) → MAYTFADLHGVQRILFSKGDDGRPRGSNEISGLWIEYYGSRRPVIIGQWIAEGSSLTFEQGERITGITLLVTKDTMTYRDRYHLGRVVQVSIFTSTRTEMYPNDSSLSMDEHNILRFQESRLEELSSLAWIFNDVWDYPRVIYSPKASGSQLLTWDPFKISVYRPWIAPQKALFKETNQDDILSSATGFYGVKHPARPE, encoded by the exons ATGGCTTACACGTTTGCGGATCTCCATGGAGTCCAGAGAATATTGTTCTCCAAAGGCGATGATGGGCGCCCTCGCGGGTCTAATGAGATTTCTGGTCTGTGGATAGAATATTATGGATCCCGACGGCCAGTAATTATCGGACAGTGGATTGCTGAAGGAAGTTCTTTGACCTTTGAGCAAGGGGAGAGAATCACCGGAATAACACTATTAGTAACTAAGGATACAATGACCTATCGTGACAGATATCATCTCGGCCGTGTTGTTCAAGTGTCAATATTCACTTCTACGCGCACCGAAATGTACCCAAATGACAGCTCACTATCGATGGACGAACATAATATCCTGCGGTTTCAAGAAAGCcgtctggaagagctg TCATCTCTTGCCTGGATATTTAATGACGTATGGGATTATCCACGCGTCATCTACAGCCCCAAGGCCAGCGGGTCACAATTATTAACATGGGATCCATTCAAGATCTCTGTTTATCGTCCATGGATTGCACCGCAAAAGGCTCTattcaaagaaaccaaccaGGATGATATTCTTTCGTCTGCTACGGGGTTCTACGGTGTTAAACATCC AGCTCGACCGGAGTGA
- a CDS encoding uncharacterized protein (predicted protein), translated as MSSHGHPGRRLVPELLDEFEVRGPNGTHTCYTVTLAACNLRDVSFSLFPLDVARALSYSLAQAVACVHSQGYVHGDLHLNNVLLALPSNFDDLSVEQLYEKYGKPETVPITQIMEMESRSLRISQLKRLGHCFLGDL; from the exons ATGTCATCGCATGGGCACCCTGGGCGACGTTTGGTTCCTGAACTACTGGATGAATTCGAAGTGCGAGGCCCCAATGGAACCCACACATGCTACACAGTTACGCTGGCTGCATGCAACCTGAGGGatgtttccttctctctcttccccttaGACGTCGCTCGAGCACTATCATATAGCCTTGCCCAGGCGGTGGCATGCGTGCATTCACAAGGCTATGTTCATGGAG ATTTACATTTAAACAACGTTTTGCTGGCCCTTCCGTCCAACTTCGATGACCTTTCTGTTGAGCAATTGTACGAAAAGTATGGCAAACCCGAAACAGTCCCCATTACGCAAATAATGGAAATGGAGAGCCGCTCCCTCCGAATATCCCAGCTGAAGCGGCTCGGCCACTGCTTCTTGGGAGATCTATAG
- a CDS encoding uncharacterized protein (predicted protein), translating into MASIANFVVFTRRSSDPSLGWEDNPPNTPVYTYVASAINIALSILESPHGRHYLTQLALIIDHEMDENSHFQGNKDIAKHWVDVFLAKVRAQFPVVIVDFTMNNPNELGCHPRGGWMGHLKDFDPRSHMICINGQTDRDTIPN; encoded by the exons ATGGCGAGCATAGCAAACTTTGTCGTGTTCACCCGCCGCTCAAGTGATCCTAGTTTGGGATGGGAGGATAATCCCCCAAACACTCCTGTGTACACTTACGTTGCTTCTGCCATCAATATCGCCCTTTCTATCCTGGAAAGCCCTCATGGACGCCATTATCTTACCCAACTTGCTCTGATAATTGACCACGAGATGGATGAAAACTCCCACTTCCAGGGCAATAAAGATATCGCAAAGCACTGGGTTGATGTCTTTCTAGCCAAGGTGCGGGCACAGTTTCCCGTAGTCATCGTGGACTTTACAATGAACAACCCGAACGAGCTTGGATGCCATCCACGGGGGGGATGGATGGGACACTTGAAAGACTTCGATCCGAGAAGCCACATGATATGTATCAATGGACAG ACAGACAGGGATACCATACCAAATTGA
- a CDS encoding uncharacterized protein (predicted protein): protein MAAVQEGVNFVRIFFYAKNTISAKRKKALVGLAYQTARDQLLAPKEILIRSDLHGTTNIKGDVSKIPRVGMAPLLSKARTSSCANTTLRHTGTPAVKRNISSKKRRTLQRRQTILHEAGQKRKKLFGHPWINLKNMRTALLVTRTSPVRTRSRTGLTIVEPGRTSAHT from the exons ATGGCAGCTGTTCAAGAGGGTGTTAATTTTGTCCGAATCTTCTTCTACGCCAAGAACACTATCAGCGCTAAACGCAAGAAGGCTCTCGTTGGTTTAGCCTACCAAACAGCTCGAGATCAACTGCTGGCCCCTAAGGAAATTCTGATCCG CTCTGACTTGCACGGaaccaccaacatcaaggGAGACGTATCAAAGATCCCAAGGGTTGGCATGGCACCTTTGCTTTCAAAAGCGAGGACCAGCTCCTGCGCCAATACCACGTTGCGTCACACAGGTACACCAGCAGTAAAGAGGAATATATCCTCCAAAAAGCGACGCACACTCCAGAGAAGGCAGACGATACTCCACGAGGCCggccaaaagaggaaaaagtTGTTTGGCCACCCATGGATCAActtgaagaatatgaggaCAGCCCTATTGGTTACTCGCACCTCCCCGGTCAGAACTAGGAGCCGAACAGGGCTAACAATTGTTGAGCCTGGAAGGACCTCCGCGCATACCTAG